The genomic interval GTGGGGTCGCATGTAAGCTATTTGGTTTAAATCGTGGGCAAGGCCAAGACCGCTGCCCTTGTACAGGTTAAACATTTTTTGCCAGTGCGCAGGGTTGTAAATAATTTGCGTTTCAACATTTCCGGCAATATCGTAATTAACCCTCTCGCTGAGGTCAACTATGATGTTTTGGGCTAACTCATTGCTATCGGTCCAATCGGGTTTATAGCGTAAGTCGGGAACAGGGCAAAGAATGAAAAGGCTTTCGTTTCCATCAGGGGCAAACTCAGGGTTTGCTTTCGATGGGACATTAACGTAGTAGTAAGGTTTTTCTAAGCTAACCTGATTCTTAAAAATCTTGGAGCTGTATTCCTTAAAGTTAGTTCCCAAAAAGTAGTTGTGAACACTTAAACCATCAATTTTACCTTTTACTCCCAGGTAAACAGTAAAAGGGGCAAGAGTCCATTTCATTCTATCGAGCTTGTTCTCGCTGTAGGCTTTACGCTTAAGTATTGCACCCCTAAACCATGCTGCATCGGCATTTACAACAAAAATGTCAGCACCCCATATGTTGCCATTTTGGTCAATAACACCGGTTAGTTTTCTGTTGGTGTATTTAAAATCAACTATCTCGGTATTGTAGTGGAATTTTACACCCCGCTTTGAGAGAATATCAACAATACCATCAACAATCTTATACATACCACCGCGAACATTATGGTATCCATCGTGCTTCAGCTCAGTATAGGTAAGAATGGAGTAAACCGCAGGGGTATCGAATGGTGTTGCCCCCAGGAAAAATGCCACCAATGAGAAAATCACTTTCACCTCGTAGCTGGTAAACCTTCGGTTAAGCTCATCCCACATCGATTTAACCATTAGAGGAGCATGCCCCCACGGTACGGAAGCTAGTCCTAATGCGTATGAAAGCAAGCTGTTAAAGTTGCGGTGTACAATTCTGTTTTCCACATCGTGGAATAGCTTACCCGTTTTTTCCAGGTATTGGTACATTTTTTCTGCAAAATCGTCTTCAATTCCTTCAAACTCCCTGGCCAGCTTGTGAATATCTTTATGTATTGTAAAAAACTTTTTGGAATTGCTAAAATTTACCTTGTAGAGCGGATCGAGCTCAAAAAAGTCGAAAGGTCTTTCTATTCCACAAAAATCAATAAGTTCCTTAAATTCATAGCTCATGGAAAAGAAAGTAGGCGCCATATCCCAGGTGTAGCCATTGTGTTGCAGCTTATTTAAACGGCCTCCGGGTTGATGGTACTTTTCAATCATTTCCACTTCAAAGCCTAGCGTTGTTAACCTAAGTGCAGTTGATAAACCACCAAGCCCTGTCCCAACAATTACAACTTTCCTTGCCATAAATACTTATTTGCTATTTAAAACACATTAACACACATTAAATATACAATTTTAATTAAATTTACCATGAGTATTAACCAGAAATGCCTTATTTTGTTTAAAAAGTATGCAAACGGTTTCAACAGTAGGGGCGGGAATTGGCGGAATTGCCACAGCAATCCGATTAGCGCGCAAGGGGTATAGGGTTAAAGTGTTTGAACAGCAACCTAATGCTGGTGGTAAATTGAATGAGCTAAGACTTTCAGGTTTCCGGTTCGATGCGGGACCATCGTTATTTACTTTACCACAGCTGGTGGATGAACTTATTGCTGGCGCCAACACTTCGGCATTCAACTACCAAAAGTTGGAGTTAATTACTCGGTACTTTTTCCCCGATGGCACTGTCCTTGATGCATGGGCTGAGCCTGAACGCTTTGCCGAAGAGGTTGCCCAAAAGTTTAACGACAAGCACACCGATGTGCTGCGTTACCTAAAGGAGAGTAGAGAGCTTTACGAACTTACAGCCAATACTTTTGTTTATAGTCCTTTCCCTCAGCTAAAGAACTTTTTTACCCTGCAATCGCTCAAACTTGCCATGAATCCTAAAAAACTCAAGGCGTTTGAAACCATGCACGAGGTAAACTGTAAGTACTTTTCTGACCACCGAACAATCCAACTCTTTGATAGGTATGCCACATACAATGGTTCAAACCCATACCTTGCACCCGGAACGCTTACCATGATACCCCACCTTGAGCATAATATTGGAGCTTACTTTCCTACAGCAGGGATGTATGCCATAACCACCGAACTGGTTAAAATTGCCCAAAACCTGGGTGTTGAATTTGAATATAACGCTCATGTGGATAAGGTTGATATCAGAAATGGCCGAGTGGTAGGCATTAAGGTAAATGGAAGTAGTGCTGAAAGCAACTATGTGGTCAATAACACCGATATTTTCACGGCATACCAAACACTTTTACACGAGGTCCCTTTAGCCAGCCGATTGGCTGCACAGCAGCCATCATCATCTGCATTAATCTTTTACTTTGGGGTTAAAGGTATACACCCTAAGCTCGATGTCCATAATATCCTCTTTACGTCCGATTACTACTCGGAATTTAAGGCCATGGAGCAAGGTTCAATTTTCAACGACCCAACCGTTTACATTTTTATCACCTCAAAGCGTATTGCCGCTGATGCTCCCGATAGGCATGAGAACTGGTTTGTGATGATAAATGTACCTCCAAATACTGGGCAGGACTGGGATGAACTAAGGCTCAAAGCCCGCGAGGCAATACTTGTAAAAATTAAACGTATGTTAGGTATTGATTTGGCTAGTTTAATTGTAGCCGAGGACTATTTGGATCCCGTTCGGATTGAGAAACGTACCGGGTCGTTCCGCGGTTCGCTTTATGGAATTAGTTCCAATAACAGAATGGCAGCGTTCAACCGCCATCCAAACAGAAGTAAAAATGTTAAAGGTCTTTACTTTGTTGGCGGAAGCGTTCACCCAGGCGGAGGAATTCCGCTTTGCCTAGCTTCGGCCAAGATTGTTGATAGCTATTTCAAACCCTTGTAGCATGAATCGGCTTGCTGGATATTTTAGGGTGATAATCCCCATAGCATACCTTATTGGCATTGTGGGTATCTCAATAAAGATAGATAATCCACAATACTTTAAGGTTACTTCCATTTTTGTTCCAGTATCGTTTTTGATACTAATGTTATTCCACAGACCTCATAGTTTTAGGTTTTGGATTACATTGGCATCGATTGGCTTAATGGGTTTTTTAGTTGAGGCCATTGGAACTAACACGGGTCTGATTTTTGGCCAATACACGTATGGCAGTTCTTTGGGTTTTGGAGTGTTTGGAACACCCCTGAATATGGCCATTAACTGGATGATGCTTGTATACCTTGTTGCCTTTGTGTTGCAGAAATGGAGTATCAACCCTATCCTAAAATCGGGGGTATCAGCTATCATCCTAACGTTGTTTGACTGGGTGCTTGAACCGGTAGCCATCCGGCTCGATATGTGGCGGTGGGATTTACAAACCCCTCCCTTTCATAACTATATCGGTTGGTTTTTATTCTCGTTCATAGTATTTAGCATCTTTTACCGGTTTGCATCAAAATTGCATAACCCGCTTGCGAATACTTTTACGGTAATGCATAGTTTGTTTTTTATCGTTCTAAACCTTATATTTAGGTTGATTTAAAATTTGGTATCGAAGTGATTAAACCGGCACATAACGCATTGTATGAGAGATTCTTCAATGCTTACTTTAACTATATTCTGAGACGTAATTTCAGGGAAATCCGAATTGAGGGCGATTTTGTTCCTGATAATCGCCCAATTTTACTTGTACCAAACCATTTTAGCTGGTGGGATGGTTTTTTTGCATGGAAGCTTAATACCATGCTGCTACACAAAAAGTTTTACCTGATGATGCTTGAAAGTGAGCTTAGCAGGCATCGTTTTTTTGCAAAGCTGGGGGCTTTTTCCATTGCTCCCACATCAAAAGGAATGCTTGAGAGCTTAAGGTTTGCCACTGAGGTTATAAAACAACCCAATAACCTATTAGTTTTTTATCCTCAAGGCAAACTGTATAGCCAGCATCACATGGCACTTGAGTTCCAAAAGGGTATTGAACGTATAGTGGAGCAATCGGACACCTTCAGGCTGCTGATGTGCGCCAATCTTATTGACTACTACGCCTACCCAAAACCATCGATAACCATACACCTGCAAGAGTATGAGCGGCTACAGGATTTTAGTTTAACCCAATTCCAGCTTACCTATAATCTTTTCCTAAAACAGAGCATTCACAAACAGGACAAAATACACAGACAATGATACTGTTTTACCTAGTGCTTCCTATTGTAATTTTTGCAATTATTCGGTTTTTGGTTACGCTTTTCAACTACTTTACTCAACCCTACTTGCAGAACTATCCGATAATATCGTCCGAAACCGTTTCAGTGCTTATTCCTGCACGCAATGAGGAATCCAATATCTGGAGTCTGCTTACCGATTTACAGCAGCAAACCTACGGAAGTATAGAGGTAATTGTTTATAACGATTCCTCAACCGATGCTACCGAACAGGTTGTTGAGGAATTTGTTAGGGTTGATAATCGCTTTCGACTTATAAACGGTAATGCATTGCCCGATGGATGGTTAGGTAAAAACCATGCCTGTCATCAGCTTGCCTTACAAGCAAATGGCAATTACCTTTTATTCCTTGATGCCGATGTTAGGGTGGAGAAAAGTTTTGTGGGGCAAGCCTTGGCTTACATGCAGCATAAGAAACTTCATCTACTATCGTTTTTCCCATACCAGGTGCTAGGCTCATTTGGTGAGGCCATCACTGTTCCTGTAATGCAGTGGATTTTACTGTCGTTATTGCCCTTAAAGCTCGTTTTGTGGAGCCGTCGTCGGTCACTTTCGGCAGCCAACGGACAAATGATGATGTTTAAGGCAGAAACCTACCGTAAACATCGTTTCCATGAAATATATAGAAGCAATCCGGTAGAGGATATTCTAATTGCCAGAGAGATGAAACGATTGAGGTATCGTATTTCCACCCTACTTGGCACGCCAGGCGATATACGCTGTAGGATGTATGCTAGCGGTAGCGATGCCATTGAGGGTTTCTCAAAAAACGTTTGTGAGTTTTTTGGCGGCAATAAGAATGTAATGTTCAGCTTTGCCGCCATTACCACATTAGGGCCTTTCCTGGTGCTATTTTTTATGCCATTCCCGTTAGTTTTTACTTACTTTTTTTCGGTCATAATGGCGCGTCTGTTTATTGCTGACCTCTCCAAACAAAATGTTTTTAAAGCTGTTATACTTTTTCCATATCAACAGATTTCATTCCTGCAAATGGTGATACGCTGGGAAAAAAATCGTAAACGGGGAACTCTGGTATGGAAGGGAAGAAAAATATAATAGTATTTCTATGGCTAAAGGATTATTTTTAGTTGCCATCTTTTCCATTTTGTTGCTTAATCAGCAACCTTTAGTCGCAAGTAGTACCGATGATTTCGACCACCGGCTCTATGTCGCATTTATTTCCGGTAACATGGCCGATTGGGGTAAGGTGTTAAGTGAACTTGAGGCTATAGTTTCAAAAAATCCATCTGCATCAAATCGATTTCGACTTTTACATGCTCAGTATGGTTATATTGGATACCTGCTGGGTGTAAACCAAACAAGCATAGCAAAGCAACTTATTGATAAAGCTGAAAAGCAGGCCAATATTTTGGCCAGCATACCTACCTACCAATCAACTGCCAAAGCCATGCAGGCAGCCCTGTTGGCTTATCGAATTTCAATAAGCCCCTACAAAGCGCCTTTTCTTGGGCCTAAAAGCGCATCGCTAATCGACGAGGCGTTGGCGTTAAACCCCACCAATTACTTTGCGCTTATCGAAAAGGGGAATGCACGGCACTACGCACCCTCAATTGTGGGAGGCAACCCAACCGAGGCGGTTGAACTTTACCGTAAAGCGATTGATCTAATTGAAAAAGAAAATCCGGAGAGTAAGCCCCAGAAATGGTGGTATATAAACACATATACCCAAATGGGACTAGCCGCACAAAAGGCCGGAAATAAAGATTTAGCTAAAAAAATCTACCTAACCATACTAGGCATGGAGCCTAACTACAAGTGGGTAAGGGAGGAACTGTTACCAAAGGTATAATGATGTATAGTATTGCAATTTCAATTTAATAAGGAATAGAATCGCTTGAATTGCTATATGTGAATTTTTAAAACCAAAGTACCATGAATCAAGAATTTCCACTTGGCTAATAAAAATGGGTTGGCAGAAATATTTTAAGAGGGATGGAGCGAATAGAATCACAAGAAACTTCTTAACAACTTTTTTCAATTGATTTGTCGAGGTAATCACGACTTATCAAAATCTTTCATTCCGAAGTTTCGGAATGATTGGATTTTGTAAGTCGATTCGTCAATTGTTTTTTCAATTAATATTTTTTTTAAGAATAACACATTAGGTATGGTTAGGCCGTTTACTTGTTAGGGCAAAATGTAAAAGTATAGTGGTATTTATAGTCTAAAGTGCTACTCTGGTAACATATTTGTTTCTTTATAATTGTTAAAATTCCAGGACAGATTGAAAATCATAGTGGAAACAGGCATTTTTTAATTATTTTTATGAAAATTCAAGCTCAATGAGTTTGTTCCAACTCGATATTTATATGACTGCGTTGTGCCTAGCAGGCACTTTTTGGTACAACTCCACTTTTACCTATAAACCGGAATTTTGTTCTCAGCAAATTACAATTACTGAAACTATTGAAAGTGATGTTATTCATATACCATTAATTAGGGCTGGAAAGTTGCTACTTATTGAAGCAAAAATTGACGACAAAATTGGAAACCTTGTATTCGATACTGGCTCGGCAGGTTTAGTGCTTAACTCTACCTATTTTCGCGATTATGTTAAAACGTTTAATTCTATTTCACAAGGAATTACTGGCTCGATTGAATCAACTCATAGTATTACCATCGATAGTATTTGCTTTGGTGATTTAATATACCGTAACGAGAGAGCTGATTTGGTTGATCTTAGTCATATTGAAAATAGCCGAGGAATAAGGGTATATGGACTTATAGGCTTTAGCCATTTACGTAACTTCGAGGTTGTTATCGATATACAAAATAGCCAACTTACTCTTTTTAGGGTTGACAAGAAGGGAAACAAAATGAATAAAAATGTTGAACACTTTTTTAAACCCGATATTGTTGAAACTATTGAGGAGTCCAATAACGTCGTATTTTTTACTGGTCTTATAGCTGGTAAACCTATTAAATTATGCTTCGATACAGGAGCAGAAATAAGTTCCATAAGCAATTCGTTACCACGAAGCATACTTAGCACAATATCGATAACTAGACGTAAAAGTCTAATTGGGGCTAGTACCGTTAGACGCGATGTGCTATTCGGTATTATAAACGATTTTAAGTTAGGCAATAAAAGTTACTATGGGATGGAGGCTATTATTACCAACCTCTCGTCGTTGGAAAGTGTTTACGATAAAAAATTTGGAGGAATTGTTGGTTACGATTTTCTGAGTAAGGGCATTGTAAGCATCAATATAAGAAAAAAGCAGATGGGTATTTGTTACTATAATGCTGAGGAGGAATGAGGATGAAACTAAAAATGATTTTGCTTTGCGCATATCTACTAGCATCGGTAGGTGCTTGGAGCCAAACCAATCCAAAAAACTCGTGCCGAATTGTAGGCGATAGGCTTGTTTTCACCTATAACTTGAACTGGACGGAGAGCCAAAAGAAAGAATTTATCGATTTATTTGATATTGATAGCGCTGTAATTACAAATATTGAAAAGGGAACAAAAGAATTTACTGTCAATGGAGTTGCATGGAAGTCAAATAAGATATCTGCTTCAGTTTTTGAATTTTCCATGCCGCTTAACGAGGGTTCTGCCATTCAGCAAACGAGGGATAACATTACACTGGAACCAAATATTAAGTACACTTTCGAGGAGGGAGTAATTTTTTCTAATTACGGAGTAAATTACTTTGATGGCGAGAGTGCATTTACTTACAAAAATGGCGTAGCTCACTTTTTCCTTCCCGATTACGACTATGCTAAGCGGGTTTACATTTCAGGTTCATTCAATGCTTGGAGCACCATTAAAACCCCAATGCAAAAAATTGAAAATGGTTGGGTTGTTAGCATTAAACTTCAACCCGGAAAGTATACTTATAAGTACATTGTTGATGGGCGATGGATGCACGACCCTAATAATAAACAGCGAGAGAAGAATGAACACGGTAGTTATAATTCCGTTGTTTACTGCTATAACCATAAATTTACTCTGAATGCTTTTCCGAATGCACAAAAAGTAATGCTTGCTGGCAGTTTCAATAACTGGAATCCTAATGAGCTGAGGCTTAAAAAGTCAGAAAATGGTTGGGAGATTTCTATGTTTCTAAGGGAAGGGACACATGCTTATAAGTACATTGTTGACAATATTTGGGTACTTGATCCAGCAAATAAAGACATTCGTCCCGATGGCAGAGGAAACATTAACTCATTTATTGGAATTGGAAACTTGTTTATTTTTAAACTTAAAGGTTATTTAAACGCAGACAGAGTGTACTTGGCAGGAAATTTCAATGCTTGGAACGACAAGGAATTGTTAATGAAAAAAACTGAAGAGGGGTGGATTTTACCATATAATTTAGCAACTGGTAACTTTGAGTACAAATTCATTGTAGATGGCAAGTGGATTACTGATCCCGATAATCCAAATACAATAGGTAGTGGCGAATATATTAACTCTATCCTGGCTATAAATCCTAATTATAAATTCAAACTAATTGGTTTTTTTGATGCGCAATCAGTATCTGTATCCGGGAGTTTTAATGGATGGAACCGCGATGGCTATAAGATGAAAAAAACATCAGAGGGTTGGGAACTATTGATTTATCTTAAACCGGGTAAACACACTTATAAATTTATTGTTGATGGCAAGTGGATACTTGATCCCGGGAATAAACTATGGGAGCAAAATGAATTTGGAACAGGAAACTCTGTGGTTTGGATAAATCCTTAAACCTCTATTGTTTATATGGTAATTATTATCAGTAAGAATTAAAAACTGTTGAGACCTGTTTGATTTATTTTAAAATTTCGTTTTAATTTTTTCAATCAGCCTCCATTTACTCATTTTGAGCAACACAATCCTTTACGAGTTGAGTATTATCCCGCAAATTCCTACTTTCGCAGTCAAAAATTATTGTATGCGAACATCTCTTTTAATCATTTTATGCGCTTTAACTGCAGTAAAGTCTATTGCACAGGACTCATTAAAGGTTAAGCCAACTGAAAGCGAGTTAAAGCAAAAGGTCTGGGCAAATATTTTTACTTCGTTCTACAGCACACTTACTGGTAGTAATAAGCCTGGCAGCGCATTTGAAATGCCCACGGCGCTTTTGGGATACTCCGCTACGCTTAACGATAGGTTCAAGGCCACATTAGTTTACGATGTAACCCGAACAACAAATAACATTTCTGTGACCGATAGCCTGGGGGAGCCATTGAATGTTCTCTATAATGAGGGAAGTCGATACACCGCTTTTCTTAAAATGGCGGAGATTAAGTATTCGCCAATATCGTTTATCGATTTGCGTGTTGGGCAACTGCTAAATACCCAGTACTTAACCACGCAGGACAGGTTTTGGGGTTACAGGTATATCTACTTCACCTTTCAGGAGGTTCATCGTTACGGTAACCCTGCCGATTTTGGGGCTCAGGTCGATTTAAAGTACCAAAGCAAGTTTCTGGCTCAACTATCAGTTACCAATGGCGATGGCCCTTTCAAACAACAGGACAGCGATTCAAAATTCCTATATTCACTCAATTTGGAGTATTACCCTGTTAAAGGTGCAATTGTTAAGGTTTATACCGATGTTTCGCCTGCGCCCCAAAGCATTTCAAATGGTTATAATAGGAGCGCCCTATCGGTTTTCGCCGGCTTTAAGGGTGACCGTTCCCGTTTTGCCGTTGAGTATAATAGTGTAAAAAACTATGGCTTTACACGGAACTCCGATTATTGGGGTTTTTCGTCTTTTTTAAGCTATACGGTTACATCAAAAGTTGATATATTAGCCCGTTATGACTACGTTAACCGTTCAGCGCCGCTAAACCTCAATGGCTCGCATTTTATACTTGCAGGGTTACACTTTTATCCAATAAAGAATCTGAGTTGCTCAGTTAACCTACGTCACTTAACTGCACCCCAAAGAACAATGCTCTACTTTAGTTTTGGAGTTAGTTTTTAGTGATTATCATTGAACATTGCTATGTTCATACCATCAAAGTACTTTAGGGTATAATTTACTGCATGGTTTAGGGCTTTATTATCGTCAAAGCCTTGTGCATAGCAGCAAGTTATTGCAGTTGAAAGTACACAACCGCTACCATGACTGTATTCGTATTTTCTGCGTTCATGCGATATTTCGATTTTCTCGTTTTCCCCAATAATATAATCTTTGAGTACAATTCCCTCAAAATGGCCACCTTTTAAAAGTACCTTACACTTATACTTTTTTGTCAACCTTTGTGCTGCCTGAAAGGCATCATCGATGCTAGTTATTTTTGTGTTTGTAAGAGCCTCAAGTTCAAACTTGTTTGGTGTAATTAAATAGGCTAAAGGGAATATTCTATCGCTTATTAAATTAAGTGCTTGGTCGGTAATTAATGGTTCACCTCCGCTCGAGATTATTACCGGGTCAACAATTATGGGCACATCCCGTTGATTGCTGAGGAAATCGGCTACAACATTTACTGCTTCAGGAGTATAGAGCATTCCGACTTTGATGGCCGCAAGGGTAAAG from Tenuifilum sp. 4138str carries:
- a CDS encoding carotenoid biosynthesis protein; the encoded protein is MNRLAGYFRVIIPIAYLIGIVGISIKIDNPQYFKVTSIFVPVSFLILMLFHRPHSFRFWITLASIGLMGFLVEAIGTNTGLIFGQYTYGSSLGFGVFGTPLNMAINWMMLVYLVAFVLQKWSINPILKSGVSAIILTLFDWVLEPVAIRLDMWRWDLQTPPFHNYIGWFLFSFIVFSIFYRFASKLHNPLANTFTVMHSLFFIVLNLIFRLI
- a CDS encoding pepsin/retropepsin-like aspartic protease family protein, which gives rise to MSLFQLDIYMTALCLAGTFWYNSTFTYKPEFCSQQITITETIESDVIHIPLIRAGKLLLIEAKIDDKIGNLVFDTGSAGLVLNSTYFRDYVKTFNSISQGITGSIESTHSITIDSICFGDLIYRNERADLVDLSHIENSRGIRVYGLIGFSHLRNFEVVIDIQNSQLTLFRVDKKGNKMNKNVEHFFKPDIVETIEESNNVVFFTGLIAGKPIKLCFDTGAEISSISNSLPRSILSTISITRRKSLIGASTVRRDVLFGIINDFKLGNKSYYGMEAIITNLSSLESVYDKKFGGIVGYDFLSKGIVSINIRKKQMGICYYNAEEE
- a CDS encoding glycogen-binding domain-containing protein, translated to MRMKLKMILLCAYLLASVGAWSQTNPKNSCRIVGDRLVFTYNLNWTESQKKEFIDLFDIDSAVITNIEKGTKEFTVNGVAWKSNKISASVFEFSMPLNEGSAIQQTRDNITLEPNIKYTFEEGVIFSNYGVNYFDGESAFTYKNGVAHFFLPDYDYAKRVYISGSFNAWSTIKTPMQKIENGWVVSIKLQPGKYTYKYIVDGRWMHDPNNKQREKNEHGSYNSVVYCYNHKFTLNAFPNAQKVMLAGSFNNWNPNELRLKKSENGWEISMFLREGTHAYKYIVDNIWVLDPANKDIRPDGRGNINSFIGIGNLFIFKLKGYLNADRVYLAGNFNAWNDKELLMKKTEEGWILPYNLATGNFEYKFIVDGKWITDPDNPNTIGSGEYINSILAINPNYKFKLIGFFDAQSVSVSGSFNGWNRDGYKMKKTSEGWELLIYLKPGKHTYKFIVDGKWILDPGNKLWEQNEFGTGNSVVWINP
- the crtD gene encoding 1-hydroxycarotenoid 3,4-desaturase CrtD; translation: MQTVSTVGAGIGGIATAIRLARKGYRVKVFEQQPNAGGKLNELRLSGFRFDAGPSLFTLPQLVDELIAGANTSAFNYQKLELITRYFFPDGTVLDAWAEPERFAEEVAQKFNDKHTDVLRYLKESRELYELTANTFVYSPFPQLKNFFTLQSLKLAMNPKKLKAFETMHEVNCKYFSDHRTIQLFDRYATYNGSNPYLAPGTLTMIPHLEHNIGAYFPTAGMYAITTELVKIAQNLGVEFEYNAHVDKVDIRNGRVVGIKVNGSSAESNYVVNNTDIFTAYQTLLHEVPLASRLAAQQPSSSALIFYFGVKGIHPKLDVHNILFTSDYYSEFKAMEQGSIFNDPTVYIFITSKRIAADAPDRHENWFVMINVPPNTGQDWDELRLKAREAILVKIKRMLGIDLASLIVAEDYLDPVRIEKRTGSFRGSLYGISSNNRMAAFNRHPNRSKNVKGLYFVGGSVHPGGGIPLCLASAKIVDSYFKPL
- the thiD gene encoding bifunctional hydroxymethylpyrimidine kinase/phosphomethylpyrimidine kinase — translated: MVNICCIAAHDSSNGAGITRDCIVAHDFGVWAHPAITAITTQSFEHVEHIWPIPANQLNNQLKSISQNFTLAAIKVGMLYTPEAVNVVADFLSNQRDVPIIVDPVIISSGGEPLITDQALNLISDRIFPLAYLITPNKFELEALTNTKITSIDDAFQAAQRLTKKYKCKVLLKGGHFEGIVLKDYIIGENEKIEISHERRKYEYSHGSGCVLSTAITCCYAQGFDDNKALNHAVNYTLKYFDGMNIAMFNDNH
- a CDS encoding tetratricopeptide repeat protein; the protein is MAKGLFLVAIFSILLLNQQPLVASSTDDFDHRLYVAFISGNMADWGKVLSELEAIVSKNPSASNRFRLLHAQYGYIGYLLGVNQTSIAKQLIDKAEKQANILASIPTYQSTAKAMQAALLAYRISISPYKAPFLGPKSASLIDEALALNPTNYFALIEKGNARHYAPSIVGGNPTEAVELYRKAIDLIEKENPESKPQKWWYINTYTQMGLAAQKAGNKDLAKKIYLTILGMEPNYKWVREELLPKV
- a CDS encoding lysophospholipid acyltransferase family protein, whose amino-acid sequence is MIKPAHNALYERFFNAYFNYILRRNFREIRIEGDFVPDNRPILLVPNHFSWWDGFFAWKLNTMLLHKKFYLMMLESELSRHRFFAKLGAFSIAPTSKGMLESLRFATEVIKQPNNLLVFYPQGKLYSQHHMALEFQKGIERIVEQSDTFRLLMCANLIDYYAYPKPSITIHLQEYERLQDFSLTQFQLTYNLFLKQSIHKQDKIHRQ
- a CDS encoding phytoene desaturase family protein — protein: MARKVVIVGTGLGGLSTALRLTTLGFEVEMIEKYHQPGGRLNKLQHNGYTWDMAPTFFSMSYEFKELIDFCGIERPFDFFELDPLYKVNFSNSKKFFTIHKDIHKLAREFEGIEDDFAEKMYQYLEKTGKLFHDVENRIVHRNFNSLLSYALGLASVPWGHAPLMVKSMWDELNRRFTSYEVKVIFSLVAFFLGATPFDTPAVYSILTYTELKHDGYHNVRGGMYKIVDGIVDILSKRGVKFHYNTEIVDFKYTNRKLTGVIDQNGNIWGADIFVVNADAAWFRGAILKRKAYSENKLDRMKWTLAPFTVYLGVKGKIDGLSVHNYFLGTNFKEYSSKIFKNQVSLEKPYYYVNVPSKANPEFAPDGNESLFILCPVPDLRYKPDWTDSNELAQNIIVDLSERVNYDIAGNVETQIIYNPAHWQKMFNLYKGSGLGLAHDLNQIAYMRPHNTDEMFKNLFYVGSSTIPGTGLPMAVISSKLTVEQIVKRYDDRKN
- a CDS encoding glycosyltransferase, with protein sequence MILFYLVLPIVIFAIIRFLVTLFNYFTQPYLQNYPIISSETVSVLIPARNEESNIWSLLTDLQQQTYGSIEVIVYNDSSTDATEQVVEEFVRVDNRFRLINGNALPDGWLGKNHACHQLALQANGNYLLFLDADVRVEKSFVGQALAYMQHKKLHLLSFFPYQVLGSFGEAITVPVMQWILLSLLPLKLVLWSRRRSLSAANGQMMMFKAETYRKHRFHEIYRSNPVEDILIAREMKRLRYRISTLLGTPGDIRCRMYASGSDAIEGFSKNVCEFFGGNKNVMFSFAAITTLGPFLVLFFMPFPLVFTYFFSVIMARLFIADLSKQNVFKAVILFPYQQISFLQMVIRWEKNRKRGTLVWKGRKI